One window of Deinococcus malanensis genomic DNA carries:
- a CDS encoding PxKF domain-containing protein — MDQTARLQTQTFSGKNGKLAFYGVGLNDPSDDEYGTDIFTVNPDGSDLKNLTQGVGNNFNPVWSPDGKKIAFIANRPGPDSPGPYNGALYTMNSDGTDQVNLTGEGWGVFHASWSPDGRKLVYSAIGNGGINGLYVMNADGTAKTRLAIPAASHSEARYMSPVWSSDAQRIAYVSVNPSAGPDGPADIYISSPDGLKSEKVASMAYGGLGGTSLSWSPDGQKLLISHGGIYTLQVTPGSQPQRIPMPVSAGHAVWSPDGNKLLVSVEVERSNHPGWFTGWFVTNADGSNPVHVPLYMGRPDWQALPLATRFNFTGFLPPVTNLPGLTTRQPGAALPVKFRLGGNQGLNILAAGYPRVISVPCHAPLAGGGAEASAESAAGLTYDAMSATYTYVWKTSKSAKGCDRFVLRLIDDSVHQFVVRYR, encoded by the coding sequence ATGGATCAGACAGCAAGATTACAAACCCAGACATTCTCAGGGAAAAACGGCAAACTCGCCTTTTATGGCGTTGGCTTGAATGATCCCAGTGATGACGAGTACGGCACTGACATCTTCACTGTAAACCCTGATGGATCTGACCTGAAAAATCTAACCCAGGGGGTTGGAAACAACTTCAATCCGGTGTGGTCACCCGACGGAAAAAAGATTGCGTTTATCGCTAACCGCCCTGGTCCTGACAGCCCTGGTCCTTATAACGGCGCACTTTACACGATGAATAGTGATGGGACGGATCAAGTCAACCTGACTGGTGAAGGGTGGGGAGTGTTTCACGCTTCCTGGTCACCAGACGGGCGGAAACTTGTCTACAGCGCCATCGGTAATGGTGGTATCAACGGTCTTTATGTAATGAACGCGGACGGCACGGCAAAAACCCGCTTAGCCATTCCAGCTGCGAGCCATTCCGAAGCAAGGTACATGTCCCCCGTCTGGTCCAGTGATGCACAGAGGATTGCTTACGTTTCAGTCAACCCGAGTGCTGGACCAGATGGTCCTGCTGATATCTACATCTCAAGCCCCGATGGATTGAAGTCAGAAAAAGTAGCTTCCATGGCTTACGGTGGCCTCGGCGGTACCTCACTTTCCTGGTCACCTGATGGCCAGAAGCTCCTTATATCTCATGGGGGGATATACACATTACAGGTCACTCCTGGTAGCCAGCCGCAGCGAATTCCTATGCCAGTGAGTGCGGGACATGCCGTCTGGTCTCCGGATGGGAATAAGCTCCTGGTTTCTGTAGAGGTTGAACGCTCAAATCACCCAGGCTGGTTTACAGGCTGGTTTGTCACCAATGCAGATGGGAGTAATCCTGTCCATGTTCCTTTGTATATGGGGCGCCCGGACTGGCAAGCCCTGCCGCTCGCGACCCGATTCAACTTCACCGGGTTCCTCCCGCCTGTGACTAACCTTCCTGGCCTGACTACCCGACAGCCGGGTGCTGCACTTCCCGTGAAATTCAGGCTCGGCGGCAACCAGGGCCTCAACATTCTTGCTGCGGGGTATCCCAGGGTCATCAGCGTCCCTTGTCACGCACCACTCGCTGGAGGCGGTGCGGAAGCTTCCGCTGAGAGCGCCGCGGGATTAACTTACGATGCTATGAGTGCGACTTACACCTACGTCTGGAAGACCAGTAAGAGTGCGAAGGGATGCGATCGTTTCGTCCTAAGACTCATTGACGACAGCGTGCACCAGTTCGTCGTGCGTTACCGGTAG
- a CDS encoding protein adenylyltransferase SelO, whose amino-acid sequence MSATTFRFDNTYARDLQGFYAPWKPASVPSPSLLFFNRELALELGLDPEVLGGPEGAAIFAGNQVPEGAEPLAQAYAGHQFGAFSPQLGDGRALLLGEVIDRLGHRRDIVLKGSGRTPFSRGGDGKAAIGPMLREVLIGEAMHALGIPTTRALAVAGTGEPVYRQQLLPGAVLTRVAASHLRVGTFEFFSARRETQRVRQLADYAIARHDPDLADTTDRYLALLRRVAQRQAALIAGWMNVGFIHGVMNTDNVTISGETIDYGPCAFMESYNPDAVFSSIDHGGRYAYSNQPLIARWSLARLAETLLPLIAGEEGGDAVSKAVGQATELIDAFPGWYAAALLKGQREKLGLQGGEGGDDELDRALAADWLTLLHEHGVDFTLGWRRLADAADGNEMPLRSLFPQPQAPDAWLARWRSRSESEGGRAPEWSERAERMRRVNPAVIPRNHRVEEALSAASEQEDLAPFRRLLTALRRPYDETPDQAEYTEPAGAEVTACYRTFCGT is encoded by the coding sequence ATGTCTGCCACGACTTTTCGATTCGACAACACCTATGCGCGGGACCTGCAGGGCTTCTACGCGCCCTGGAAGCCGGCTTCCGTTCCTTCACCGAGCCTGCTGTTCTTCAACCGGGAACTGGCCCTGGAACTGGGGCTGGATCCCGAAGTGCTGGGCGGACCCGAAGGCGCCGCCATCTTTGCCGGCAACCAAGTTCCTGAGGGGGCCGAACCGCTCGCCCAGGCCTATGCCGGGCACCAGTTCGGCGCATTCTCACCTCAGCTGGGCGACGGGCGCGCCTTGCTGTTAGGTGAGGTCATCGACCGGCTTGGACACCGCCGCGACATCGTACTCAAGGGCTCGGGCCGCACACCGTTCTCGAGGGGGGGCGACGGCAAGGCGGCCATTGGTCCCATGTTACGTGAGGTGCTGATCGGCGAAGCCATGCATGCGCTCGGAATCCCAACCACACGGGCACTGGCCGTGGCGGGCACGGGCGAGCCTGTCTACCGCCAGCAGCTTCTGCCGGGTGCCGTTCTCACCCGCGTGGCGGCGAGCCATCTGCGCGTAGGCACATTCGAGTTCTTCAGCGCACGCCGCGAAACGCAGCGGGTCCGCCAGCTCGCTGACTACGCCATTGCCCGGCATGACCCGGACCTCGCCGATACCACCGACCGGTATCTTGCCCTGCTCCGGCGTGTGGCGCAGCGGCAAGCGGCCCTCATTGCAGGGTGGATGAATGTCGGATTCATTCACGGCGTGATGAACACCGACAATGTGACGATTTCCGGCGAGACAATCGACTACGGACCGTGTGCCTTCATGGAATCGTACAACCCAGACGCGGTGTTCAGCTCCATTGACCATGGTGGGCGCTACGCCTACAGCAATCAGCCGCTGATTGCTCGCTGGAGCCTTGCACGGCTGGCCGAGACCCTGCTGCCGCTCATCGCCGGAGAGGAGGGTGGGGACGCCGTATCGAAAGCCGTCGGCCAGGCGACCGAGCTGATTGATGCCTTCCCCGGGTGGTATGCCGCCGCGCTGCTCAAAGGCCAGAGAGAGAAGCTGGGCCTGCAAGGTGGCGAGGGTGGCGACGATGAGCTGGACCGCGCGCTCGCGGCTGACTGGTTGACGCTGCTGCACGAACATGGGGTGGACTTCACCCTCGGGTGGCGCCGGCTTGCAGATGCGGCGGACGGAAACGAAATGCCGCTTCGCTCCCTGTTCCCCCAACCGCAGGCGCCCGATGCATGGCTCGCCCGCTGGCGATCACGCAGCGAGAGCGAAGGCGGGCGTGCTCCGGAATGGAGCGAACGGGCTGAGCGCATGCGCCGCGTCAACCCGGCGGTCATCCCACGCAACCATCGGGTTGAGGAAGCGTTGTCAGCGGCTTCCGAACAGGAAGATCTCGCCCCCTTCAGGCGCCTGCTGACGGCGCTTAGGCGGCCTTACGACGAGACCCCGGACCAGGCCGAATACACCGAACCTGCCGGTGCGGAGGTGACAGCCTGCTACCGCACGTTCTGCGGCACCTGA